A DNA window from Agarivorans sp. TSD2052 contains the following coding sequences:
- a CDS encoding protein-disulfide reductase DsbD family protein, with protein sequence MEMILNTLLRIALLFSLCLSSLAFGQSSGWLSSPQHPPAQVRLMLTGELDADSKRLPAVLQVKLADDWKTYWRSPGEGGIAPSISWQGSTNFESAEWFWPVPERFSLLGLQTYGYQQNVDFPLLLTLNSLTEATTLRGVLTLSTCTNVCVLTDYPFSLAFTPTKLRVDSEAMYFYNKAKVAVPLVLDGSASEFIWDASQQRLQVNLVSDAPWQQLQVVVDGDPDTTFKLLNLEPQSDGLSAFFSAENWLGEPQLLNKTLSLTVFDKQQAFEYQAEVRAGSVVLESVSWLKLLVFALLGGLILNIMPCVLPVLGMKLSSVIAAPHQQQGTIRRQFMASAAGIVVSFWLLAGFVLLLKFSGQAVGWGVQFQQPWFIAFMVLVTSLFAFNMLGAFEISLPSTWQTRLASIGGNGYVGHFLQGMFATLLATPCSAPFLGTAVAFALGADSASLVVVFTALAIGMALPWLLVATFPKLAQVLPKPGKWMGLVKLIFSLMLFATSLWLVSLLANFVAMPIVLSLIAVLVLLFILFVAKQHGAKVLLISLSAMVLLGGGIALIGAMTSEQWAKALPTDLVWQPLQHSNIQQQVAQGKVVFVDVTADWCITCKANKVGVTLQDPTYSLLKQPSTLLVKGDWTKPSAVVSEFLQSYQRFGVPFNIVYGPAAPEGITLPVILSHQAIEQAFAQAAGAAGLIQE encoded by the coding sequence TTGGAGATGATATTGAACACATTACTACGAATAGCGCTGCTATTTAGCTTATGTTTATCTAGTTTGGCTTTTGGCCAAAGTAGCGGATGGTTAAGCTCGCCACAGCACCCGCCTGCCCAAGTGCGGCTAATGTTAACCGGAGAACTAGACGCCGACAGCAAGCGTTTACCAGCAGTGCTGCAGGTGAAACTCGCTGATGACTGGAAAACCTATTGGCGCTCACCCGGTGAGGGAGGGATCGCCCCCAGCATTAGTTGGCAAGGCTCTACTAACTTTGAATCTGCCGAGTGGTTTTGGCCAGTGCCAGAGCGCTTCTCACTACTCGGCTTGCAAACCTATGGGTACCAGCAGAATGTCGATTTTCCGCTACTGCTCACCCTTAACTCATTAACCGAAGCCACCACGCTGCGAGGCGTACTCACCTTATCCACGTGTACCAATGTTTGTGTGCTCACCGATTACCCGTTTTCGCTGGCTTTTACGCCAACCAAGCTGCGAGTAGACAGCGAAGCGATGTACTTCTACAACAAAGCGAAAGTGGCGGTACCACTAGTGCTTGATGGCAGTGCTAGCGAGTTTATATGGGATGCAAGCCAACAGCGTCTGCAAGTAAACCTTGTTAGTGATGCGCCGTGGCAGCAGCTCCAAGTAGTGGTAGATGGTGACCCCGACACCACCTTCAAGTTACTTAACTTGGAGCCTCAGTCAGATGGTTTAAGCGCGTTTTTTAGCGCTGAAAATTGGCTAGGTGAACCACAGCTGTTGAATAAAACACTGAGCTTAACGGTTTTTGATAAACAGCAGGCTTTTGAATATCAAGCAGAGGTACGAGCAGGCTCGGTAGTGCTTGAGTCGGTATCTTGGCTTAAATTATTGGTGTTTGCCTTATTGGGCGGCTTAATTCTTAATATTATGCCCTGTGTATTGCCGGTGCTTGGCATGAAACTTAGCTCGGTTATTGCCGCACCTCATCAACAGCAAGGGACAATCCGTAGGCAGTTTATGGCCTCTGCTGCCGGCATTGTTGTGTCGTTTTGGCTATTAGCTGGCTTCGTCTTGCTGCTCAAGTTTAGTGGCCAGGCGGTGGGCTGGGGCGTGCAGTTTCAGCAGCCCTGGTTTATTGCCTTTATGGTCTTAGTGACCAGCTTGTTTGCCTTTAACATGTTGGGCGCGTTTGAAATAAGCCTACCTTCAACTTGGCAAACCCGGCTAGCAAGCATCGGTGGAAATGGCTATGTAGGGCACTTTCTACAAGGCATGTTTGCTACCTTGTTAGCAACACCATGTAGTGCGCCGTTTTTGGGTACCGCAGTGGCTTTTGCGTTAGGGGCTGACAGCGCAAGCTTAGTGGTTGTGTTTACCGCATTGGCGATAGGCATGGCCTTGCCTTGGTTATTAGTGGCTACATTTCCTAAGCTTGCTCAAGTCTTGCCTAAACCGGGTAAATGGATGGGCTTGGTGAAACTGATATTTTCACTGATGTTATTTGCCACCAGTTTATGGCTAGTAAGCTTGCTGGCTAATTTTGTGGCGATGCCAATAGTGTTGAGTTTGATAGCAGTATTGGTGCTGTTATTCATCTTGTTTGTAGCCAAGCAACACGGCGCTAAAGTATTGCTGATAAGCCTAAGCGCTATGGTGTTATTGGGCGGGGGAATCGCTTTAATAGGCGCAATGACCAGTGAACAATGGGCTAAGGCTTTACCTACCGATCTAGTATGGCAGCCGCTTCAGCATAGCAATATTCAGCAGCAAGTCGCTCAGGGCAAAGTGGTGTTTGTTGATGTGACAGCAGATTGGTGTATTACTTGTAAAGCCAACAAAGTGGGAGTGACCTTACAAGATCCTACTTATAGTTTGTTAAAGCAGCCGTCTACCCTATTAGTTAAAGGTGATTGGACAAAGCCCTCCGCGGTGGTGAGCGAGTTTTTACAAAGCTATCAGCGCTTTGGCGTGCCATTTAATATTGTATACGGCCCCGCTGCCCCAGAGGGCATAACGCTTCCCGTAATCTTAAGCCACCAAGCGATAGAGCAAGCCTTTGCTCAAGCCGCTGGTGCCGCTGGTCTCATTCAGGAATAA
- a CDS encoding alpha/beta hydrolase: MIKSKTFKRTLLAAGIGLLVASPSILASTLSAQLSAAIHHHNIPNPVGISSTLESVIDKRQVGEAMPATPESTEEWLKAVKFANKEPAQLALKAAKELDVSVEKNSIAGVETFVVTPATINPRYADHYFMHLHSGAFVFGGEEAALREAIWMANGLGVKVISVDYRKPPLHPFPAAIDDAVAVWKDITSKQEASKTVIFGTSAGGNLTLTTTLRLKEQGLPMPGALFAGTPATDLAHTSDSWLTLEGLDPLGRRAGLLQSTFDLYAANNNLENPLISPVYGELNNFPPTLLISGTRDLLLSDTVRMHRALRAAGVSADLHIYDGQSHADYLLGLAHNLPESDDALAELNAFFNTHLN, encoded by the coding sequence ATGATCAAATCAAAAACATTTAAACGCACACTACTCGCAGCGGGCATTGGCTTATTAGTGGCGAGCCCGAGCATTTTGGCTAGCACGCTAAGTGCGCAGCTTAGCGCTGCCATTCACCACCACAACATCCCTAATCCGGTTGGTATTTCTAGCACGCTAGAGTCAGTGATTGATAAGCGCCAAGTGGGTGAAGCAATGCCAGCCACGCCTGAATCTACAGAGGAATGGCTAAAGGCTGTAAAGTTCGCGAATAAAGAACCTGCCCAGCTTGCATTAAAAGCGGCTAAAGAGCTCGACGTAAGTGTTGAGAAAAACTCCATTGCAGGCGTAGAGACCTTTGTGGTGACCCCTGCAACCATTAATCCACGCTATGCCGACCACTACTTTATGCATTTGCATAGCGGAGCATTTGTCTTTGGTGGCGAAGAAGCAGCCCTACGTGAAGCAATATGGATGGCAAACGGCCTAGGTGTAAAAGTGATCTCGGTAGATTACCGTAAACCGCCTCTTCATCCCTTTCCGGCAGCCATCGACGATGCAGTTGCAGTATGGAAAGATATCACCAGTAAGCAAGAAGCCAGCAAAACCGTAATATTTGGTACCTCGGCCGGCGGTAATTTAACCCTAACCACCACTTTGCGGCTGAAAGAACAAGGGCTACCTATGCCTGGAGCACTCTTTGCTGGCACTCCCGCTACCGATCTTGCACACACCAGCGATAGTTGGTTAACCCTAGAAGGGCTAGATCCACTAGGTCGCCGCGCAGGTCTGCTTCAAAGTACTTTCGACTTGTACGCCGCTAACAACAACTTGGAAAACCCTTTGATATCTCCCGTGTATGGAGAGCTAAACAACTTTCCACCAACGCTGCTAATTTCAGGCACTCGTGATTTACTGCTTAGCGATACCGTTCGCATGCACCGCGCGCTTCGTGCGGCCGGAGTCAGCGCCGATTTGCATATCTATGACGGGCAGTCTCACGCCGACTACTTACTCGGGCTAGCTCACAATTTGCCCGAATCAGATGATGCGTTAGCCGAACTAAACGCCTTTTTTAATACACACCTTAACTAA
- a CDS encoding methyl-accepting chemotaxis protein, with protein sequence MINGFRNKSISLQLQLIIGLVVLLGLAAMASLVYNKASKALFEQAMVNHESKVQAVASLVAGQFASYLERAHDLEASFRNGYVNGLAVANREVDFQQFKVKDLHVRGASLVGNSRYVDRFTQDTSAVATLFSASGDDFVRVATSLKDNQGERAVGTRLGTNHPGYSTLISGKPYHAKVSLFGKEYLTYYYPLKNEQGKVAALSFIGVPIDSVTTEIFSNLSQIKWGDTGYTIVVDNNPNNLLGDYLLHPQIEAGNSIIDRTDFNGDKPFAVLFEQSSGRLIYPYQYQGTVGDKYLVFADVPGWNWKVLGGTFVSEVTKASHDLLVIILLVSVSLAVFVVIALSLFVRRMTKPIEELSANMQRMGAGEVSVKIAQGNHQSNNEVQRLTAGVNQMASKLNVLVGNIRATSEDLQGKSTSVYSDAESSLVQLDNQQAQVDQVAAAIEEMSSSAASVAEQVEDIANSVRAADTNSQQGAELVERMVSEIDLLNQQLHSSAEAIELVGKESNNIQDVTKMINDIADQTNLLALNAAIEAARAGEQGRGFAVVADEVRTLAQRTQESVKEVEDIIGKLQSSTNNAVTLMGESKKRGEFFTEHAAKTGEALNGITQQVATIASQSETIAATTEQQSQVSQEIAANASQISSLTNDSRDTAAQTASSATHLQSLSLELRQQMAQFS encoded by the coding sequence ATGATTAACGGATTTAGGAATAAAAGTATTTCGCTGCAACTACAGCTGATCATTGGGCTGGTCGTTTTGCTGGGTTTAGCGGCTATGGCGAGTTTGGTTTATAACAAAGCATCAAAAGCCTTGTTTGAACAAGCGATGGTAAATCATGAATCTAAGGTTCAAGCCGTGGCTTCATTGGTGGCGGGTCAGTTTGCTTCTTACCTAGAGCGGGCGCATGACTTAGAAGCTTCATTTCGTAATGGCTACGTAAATGGCTTGGCAGTGGCTAACCGTGAAGTAGATTTTCAGCAATTTAAAGTAAAAGACCTGCATGTGCGAGGCGCGTCACTCGTGGGTAATAGCCGCTACGTAGACCGATTTACCCAAGATACTAGCGCAGTGGCGACGTTGTTTAGTGCGTCTGGTGATGATTTTGTGCGGGTGGCCACCTCGCTAAAAGATAACCAAGGCGAACGGGCTGTTGGTACGCGTTTAGGCACCAATCACCCAGGATATAGCACGCTAATCAGTGGTAAACCTTATCATGCTAAGGTGTCACTGTTTGGCAAAGAGTACCTCACCTATTATTACCCGCTTAAAAATGAACAAGGTAAAGTCGCCGCTTTAAGTTTCATTGGTGTGCCCATCGACAGCGTCACTACAGAGATTTTTAGTAATCTTTCGCAAATTAAATGGGGTGATACTGGTTACACCATCGTGGTAGATAACAACCCTAACAATTTACTTGGAGACTACCTGCTTCACCCGCAAATTGAAGCGGGAAATTCGATTATCGATCGCACAGACTTTAATGGCGATAAACCTTTTGCCGTGCTATTTGAACAAAGCAGCGGCAGGCTGATATATCCTTATCAGTATCAAGGCACGGTGGGTGACAAATACTTAGTATTTGCAGATGTACCCGGCTGGAACTGGAAGGTATTAGGCGGCACCTTTGTTAGTGAGGTCACCAAAGCTAGCCACGACTTGTTGGTTATTATTCTGCTGGTATCGGTCTCTCTGGCGGTTTTTGTCGTGATTGCACTGAGCCTATTTGTTCGCCGTATGACCAAACCTATTGAAGAGTTAAGCGCTAATATGCAGCGTATGGGGGCCGGGGAGGTCAGCGTTAAAATTGCCCAGGGTAACCACCAATCTAACAATGAAGTGCAGCGCCTTACCGCGGGTGTTAATCAAATGGCGAGCAAGCTTAATGTATTGGTGGGCAATATTCGCGCTACCAGTGAAGACTTACAGGGCAAATCTACCAGTGTATATTCAGATGCAGAAAGCAGTTTGGTGCAGTTAGATAACCAGCAGGCTCAGGTGGACCAAGTGGCTGCCGCCATTGAAGAAATGTCATCTTCGGCGGCGTCAGTCGCGGAGCAAGTAGAAGATATTGCCAATAGCGTAAGGGCTGCTGATACCAATAGTCAGCAAGGGGCAGAGTTGGTTGAGCGAATGGTGAGCGAGATCGATTTACTTAATCAGCAGTTGCATTCTTCTGCTGAAGCCATTGAGTTAGTGGGCAAAGAGAGCAACAACATCCAAGATGTGACTAAGATGATCAATGACATTGCTGATCAAACTAACTTATTGGCACTGAATGCCGCTATTGAAGCAGCGCGAGCTGGCGAGCAAGGGCGTGGTTTTGCGGTGGTAGCCGATGAGGTAAGAACCCTCGCTCAGCGCACTCAAGAGTCGGTTAAAGAGGTTGAAGATATAATCGGTAAACTACAAAGCAGCACCAATAATGCCGTTACCTTGATGGGCGAGAGTAAAAAACGCGGCGAGTTTTTCACCGAGCACGCCGCTAAAACCGGCGAAGCGCTAAACGGAATTACCCAGCAAGTGGCAACGATAGCGAGTCAATCTGAAACCATCGCCGCCACTACCGAGCAGCAGTCGCAAGTGTCCCAAGAAATTGCCGCTAATGCATCGCAAATTAGCTCTCTCACCAACGATAGCCGGGATACCGCCGCGCAAACCGCCAGCAGTGCGACCCATTTGCAAAGCTTGTCTTTAGAGCTTCGTCAACAAATGGCGCAGTTTAGCTAA
- a CDS encoding DUF302 domain-containing protein, which yields MRKFEQAAKLRTITFLLMCCSVFAADASSDGVISVASQHNVAQTAERMLQILEKKGMTVFNHVKHSQGAAKVDIELRDTELLIFGNPKVGSPLMKCQQLIALDLPQKALIWQDEAGKVWISYNDPEYLAKRHQMNGCEPVLAKVAGALAGISKAAAN from the coding sequence ATGAGGAAATTTGAGCAAGCGGCAAAATTGAGAACAATAACTTTTTTGCTTATGTGTTGTAGCGTATTCGCAGCAGATGCTAGTAGCGATGGTGTAATCAGTGTCGCTAGCCAACATAATGTGGCGCAAACGGCTGAACGTATGTTGCAGATCCTTGAGAAAAAAGGCATGACCGTTTTTAATCATGTGAAACATTCGCAAGGTGCGGCTAAGGTAGATATTGAGCTGAGAGATACCGAGTTGCTGATTTTTGGCAATCCTAAAGTAGGTTCACCACTCATGAAATGCCAACAGCTGATCGCGCTAGATTTACCGCAAAAAGCCTTAATCTGGCAAGATGAAGCTGGCAAGGTGTGGATTTCTTATAACGACCCTGAGTATTTGGCCAAGCGTCATCAAATGAATGGCTGTGAGCCGGTATTAGCTAAAGTGGCTGGCGCCTTAGCTGGTATATCTAAAGCCGCGGCAAACTAA
- a CDS encoding calcium:proton antiporter: MTAFLKREHILIFGMLLVVFLKLGGDSFLATTSGIVAYSFTTLVLFGIVLAAIFAVVRHSDALAIKLGDPYGTLLLTLSVIILEVVMISSVMLTGDANPVLARDTMFAVIMAVLNGLLGIGLVLGGLRYHTQTFSREGITSYMVAIIPLSVLCLILPNFIPTNSAGAMPLIFTIALVVVSIALYAVFLYTQTKSHSYFFVDAKNEDEHEAHGPLKSNLYHFLLLVGYLAVIILLAKNLAMPIDHGISNLGAPAALGGLIVALLVLAPEGLGGVKAIMKNQLQRAMNLFFGSVLASIALTVPTVLVISSLMAEPITLGLGAIDTTLLIATLLATSVSVVSAKTNVLNGVSHLILFTMYLVLIFV, from the coding sequence ATGACAGCTTTCTTGAAACGCGAACACATACTAATTTTTGGGATGCTACTTGTTGTTTTTCTTAAGCTAGGTGGCGACAGCTTTCTTGCAACCACTAGCGGCATTGTCGCTTACTCGTTCACTACACTTGTACTGTTCGGTATTGTATTGGCAGCTATCTTTGCGGTAGTTCGTCACTCAGATGCCTTAGCCATAAAACTAGGTGACCCCTACGGCACCTTATTGCTGACTCTCTCGGTTATTATTCTTGAAGTTGTGATGATTTCATCGGTGATGCTAACCGGAGATGCTAACCCGGTACTCGCCAGAGACACCATGTTTGCGGTGATTATGGCAGTACTTAATGGTTTACTCGGTATTGGCTTAGTATTAGGCGGGCTGCGTTACCATACTCAAACCTTTAGCCGTGAAGGCATTACCTCCTATATGGTGGCCATTATTCCACTGTCGGTATTGTGTTTAATTTTGCCTAACTTTATTCCCACTAACAGCGCGGGTGCAATGCCGCTCATTTTCACCATCGCACTGGTTGTCGTGTCGATAGCCTTGTATGCTGTTTTCCTCTACACCCAAACCAAAAGTCATAGCTACTTCTTTGTAGATGCTAAAAATGAAGACGAACACGAAGCGCACGGCCCATTAAAGAGCAATCTCTATCACTTCTTACTACTAGTGGGTTATCTAGCGGTGATTATCTTACTGGCTAAAAACTTAGCCATGCCTATCGACCACGGCATTAGCAACCTTGGTGCGCCAGCGGCACTAGGTGGTTTAATTGTTGCGCTGTTAGTGCTAGCGCCAGAAGGCCTTGGTGGGGTTAAAGCCATCATGAAAAACCAATTACAGCGTGCCATGAACCTATTTTTTGGTTCAGTGTTGGCCAGCATAGCACTCACCGTGCCAACGGTATTAGTAATTTCAAGCTTGATGGCAGAACCCATTACCCTTGGCTTAGGGGCAATTGATACTACCCTGCTTATTGCCACCTTATTGGCCACTTCTGTGAGTGTGGTTAGCGCTAAAACCAACGTGCTTAATGGCGTTTCTCACTTAATACTGTTCACCATGTACCTAGTACTGATTTTTGTATAA
- a CDS encoding protein disulfide oxidoreductase produces MKSKLWSGLKQLLSMLFFVTVVSIGVDLWRSQDVPEGELPQLSALSVAGEHIDLQALSKDQPVLLYFWGSWCGVCNFVSPAVNTLSKHFNVVTVALRSGEQAKMQAYLNHHNYQFNVVNDPQSKLGAQWGISVTPTLMVIKNGELKHYTAGFTTLPGMWWRMLMA; encoded by the coding sequence ATGAAGAGTAAACTTTGGAGCGGCTTAAAACAGCTATTGTCCATGCTGTTTTTTGTTACGGTGGTGAGTATTGGCGTTGATTTGTGGCGTTCTCAAGATGTGCCAGAGGGCGAGCTGCCGCAGTTAAGCGCGCTGAGCGTAGCGGGAGAACACATAGATTTACAAGCCTTAAGTAAAGACCAACCGGTGCTCCTGTACTTTTGGGGCTCGTGGTGTGGGGTATGTAACTTTGTGAGCCCCGCAGTAAACACGTTGTCTAAGCATTTTAATGTGGTCACTGTCGCGCTGCGCTCGGGCGAGCAGGCAAAAATGCAAGCTTACTTAAACCATCATAACTATCAGTTTAATGTAGTGAACGACCCGCAATCGAAACTGGGTGCACAGTGGGGCATTTCGGTAACGCCTACTTTAATGGTCATAAAAAACGGCGAGTTAAAACACTATACCGCTGGGTTTACTACCTTACCCGGTATGTGGTGGCGAATGTTAATGGCCTAA
- a CDS encoding substrate-binding periplasmic protein, whose protein sequence is MAIKYCYRRLYFAALISLSAVVNSAQSSEIITLTNGEWPPFTSQSLPHQGFYSEIVRQAFALEGYQVQYEFLPWARAYMYVEQGQADGSLTWAKTPAKGQQVLFSDPVFWHNKVIFHLKSAPFDWQTVSDFKGLKIGASEQYTYGYEFDLAAEKGEIDVEYVSSDLLNLKKMLINRIRLFPSDVHVGHQLIKQHFSAEQAALFTHHPKPIQQTYTHVIFSKHQPSRSEQLLAAFNRGLKKLKESGAYQDIIDQAELITHDFSAPKNSNAAAN, encoded by the coding sequence TTGGCTATTAAATATTGCTATCGCAGGCTTTATTTTGCTGCACTTATCAGTTTAAGTGCGGTGGTTAACTCTGCCCAAAGTAGTGAAATCATTACCCTTACTAACGGAGAATGGCCTCCCTTTACCTCGCAATCTTTACCGCATCAAGGCTTTTACTCTGAGATAGTTCGCCAAGCCTTTGCTCTTGAAGGCTATCAAGTACAATATGAGTTTTTACCCTGGGCAAGAGCTTACATGTATGTGGAACAGGGCCAAGCCGATGGCTCATTAACGTGGGCTAAAACGCCGGCTAAAGGCCAGCAAGTATTATTTAGTGACCCTGTATTTTGGCACAATAAGGTTATTTTTCATTTAAAAAGCGCCCCTTTTGATTGGCAAACTGTGAGTGATTTCAAGGGGCTTAAAATAGGCGCGAGTGAACAATACACCTATGGCTATGAATTTGATTTAGCGGCAGAGAAAGGTGAAATAGATGTAGAATATGTTTCTTCAGATTTATTAAACCTGAAGAAAATGCTAATAAATCGGATCCGTTTGTTTCCCTCCGACGTGCACGTGGGTCATCAACTGATCAAGCAACACTTCTCGGCAGAACAAGCGGCTTTGTTCACTCACCACCCTAAGCCCATCCAACAAACCTACACCCATGTTATTTTTTCTAAACACCAGCCGTCTCGTAGCGAGCAACTGTTAGCCGCATTTAACCGTGGCTTAAAAAAGCTAAAAGAATCGGGAGCTTATCAAGATATCATTGATCAAGCAGAGTTAATTACTCATGACTTTTCCGCACCTAAAAACAGCAACGCCGCAGCTAATTAG
- a CDS encoding mechanosensitive ion channel family protein, producing MTRLILFFALIGLSFSAMATEQQNPTQRSIDLSSPQQTVDSFLNSSKQVISAWRTEQFNSLEGQLAFYQASKTLDLSSTANRNRNVVVMEKIVLLREILNRLELNESTKFTPLPVDEGGLNSRWRIGGTDLVIEKQLEGVRAGQYLFSALSVNRLSHQYYLITISEQQVSNHHDLYEEFILNPGPLISRSVISALPMWSQELVAGLPAWQWMMLLGLSLISIKVTKLSILFGKWWNARFDDTERHWQFGKQLALIFNILWMMLFSKIIDDGIWLYGIVYQLSSSLILIVQFVFIAWFVLSVFIYFAIVISTKKYQETSPDSSLILVLAKILGGITIVLLGLYALEFMGVSISPILAGLGVGGLAIALAIRPLLENLINGLTLYADGGIKIGELCRYGDKNLYGVIENIGLRATRIRTLERSVITIPNSEFANMEIDNLERRDKRRMEHVLRLRPEISVEQLQVLLVNLRRDFLRHPKVEEEPTRVRFMGLGSYSLKVSIVLYIRCRDHDEFMALQEDLLFMLYKAVDQVGAKLAFSTQHQYAGKLKTIEAEQVLKAQQTVQKWHEEESFPFPNFSYSYRYEIKDTSIFPVPTSAVRKDSQFN from the coding sequence ATGACACGCTTAATATTGTTTTTTGCTTTAATAGGCCTTTCATTTTCGGCAATGGCAACTGAACAACAGAACCCAACGCAACGTAGTATCGATTTGTCATCACCTCAGCAAACTGTAGACAGTTTTCTCAACAGCTCGAAACAAGTCATTAGCGCTTGGCGAACCGAACAGTTCAACTCACTAGAAGGGCAACTAGCCTTTTATCAAGCCAGTAAAACTCTCGACTTATCCAGCACTGCCAATCGTAATCGCAACGTGGTAGTGATGGAGAAAATCGTACTATTGAGGGAAATACTTAACCGCCTTGAATTAAATGAATCTACAAAATTTACGCCCTTGCCCGTTGATGAGGGCGGGCTAAATTCTCGCTGGCGTATTGGCGGTACTGACCTAGTCATAGAAAAACAACTTGAGGGAGTAAGAGCAGGTCAATATTTATTTTCCGCCTTGTCGGTGAACCGCTTATCACATCAGTACTACTTGATTACCATTAGCGAACAACAAGTCTCCAATCATCACGACCTCTATGAAGAGTTCATTTTGAACCCAGGCCCACTCATATCGCGTAGTGTTATATCGGCCCTCCCTATGTGGAGCCAAGAGCTAGTCGCAGGGCTTCCAGCATGGCAATGGATGATGCTGCTAGGCTTATCGTTAATTAGTATAAAAGTCACCAAACTAAGTATTTTGTTTGGCAAATGGTGGAATGCCCGATTTGATGATACAGAGCGTCATTGGCAATTTGGCAAGCAACTAGCGCTAATCTTTAACATCCTGTGGATGATGCTCTTTAGTAAAATAATAGATGATGGGATTTGGCTATACGGGATAGTGTATCAGCTTAGCTCAAGCTTAATACTTATCGTTCAGTTCGTGTTTATAGCATGGTTTGTGTTGTCAGTTTTTATCTATTTCGCGATAGTCATTTCCACCAAAAAATATCAAGAAACCTCTCCAGACTCTTCACTTATTCTGGTACTGGCAAAAATACTAGGTGGCATTACCATTGTACTGCTTGGCCTCTACGCACTGGAGTTTATGGGGGTATCGATTTCTCCCATATTGGCGGGCTTAGGTGTGGGTGGTTTAGCCATTGCCTTAGCTATTCGTCCATTGCTTGAAAACTTAATCAATGGTTTAACTTTGTACGCCGATGGCGGTATAAAAATCGGCGAGCTATGTCGCTATGGAGACAAAAACCTTTACGGCGTTATCGAAAATATTGGCTTGCGAGCTACTCGAATTAGGACTTTAGAGCGCTCAGTCATTACCATACCTAACTCTGAATTTGCCAACATGGAAATCGATAATTTAGAAAGGCGAGATAAACGGCGTATGGAGCACGTACTTAGACTTCGACCCGAAATAAGTGTAGAGCAACTGCAAGTATTACTGGTGAATTTACGGCGTGATTTTTTGCGTCACCCCAAAGTAGAAGAAGAGCCAACTCGCGTTAGATTTATGGGGCTAGGAAGCTATTCACTTAAAGTCTCGATCGTACTGTACATTCGCTGCCGCGATCACGATGAGTTTATGGCATTACAAGAAGATTTATTATTTATGCTGTACAAAGCTGTTGATCAAGTTGGCGCAAAACTGGCCTTTTCAACTCAGCACCAATATGCCGGTAAGCTTAAAACTATTGAAGCAGAACAAGTTCTTAAAGCACAACAAACCGTGCAAAAGTGGCATGAAGAGGAAAGCTTCCCCTTCCCTAACTTTAGTTACAGCTACCGTTATGAAATTAAAGACACCTCTATCTTTCCTGTCCCCACATCGGCAGTAAGAAAAGACAGCCAATTCAACTAA
- a CDS encoding DsbA family protein, translating into MINTTIQYTVHRFRPWLFSLLLIGMFSPYGHAETSSFSDQQRAELKVLIRDAMVQDPEILRDAIIAFQAYQELQQQLGVSGVIKQQANNLFTNSNDPWMGSDNPTITLAYFTDFNCPYCKRVEPSLAKLVEEFPQLRVVIKMVPLLGPSSEEASLFAQTIWLEQPQKFMDLHTKLMASPSRLTSESIANVAKLTGNQQWLTAAKQNPQAKQILDDNLQLMTQLNIGGTPSLVFSDSLIPGLVPYEQIKQQIELELKGLEAANEE; encoded by the coding sequence ATGATTAACACGACGATTCAATACACGGTTCATCGTTTTCGCCCTTGGCTGTTTAGTCTGTTACTTATCGGCATGTTTAGCCCTTACGGGCATGCTGAAACGTCCAGTTTTAGCGACCAACAGCGCGCCGAACTAAAAGTGCTGATCCGAGATGCCATGGTGCAAGATCCCGAGATTTTGCGTGACGCCATTATAGCTTTTCAAGCCTACCAAGAGCTGCAACAGCAACTAGGCGTAAGCGGAGTAATCAAACAGCAAGCCAATAACTTGTTTACTAACTCAAATGACCCATGGATGGGCAGTGATAACCCGACAATTACCCTTGCTTATTTTACCGATTTTAACTGTCCATACTGTAAGCGGGTAGAGCCTTCATTAGCGAAGTTAGTGGAAGAGTTTCCGCAGCTACGGGTGGTGATTAAAATGGTACCTCTCTTGGGGCCTAGCTCTGAAGAAGCGTCGTTATTTGCGCAAACCATATGGTTAGAGCAGCCGCAGAAATTTATGGACTTGCATACTAAATTGATGGCTAGCCCAAGCCGTTTAACGAGTGAGTCAATTGCCAACGTCGCTAAGCTTACTGGCAATCAACAATGGTTAACGGCCGCTAAGCAGAACCCACAAGCTAAACAAATCTTAGATGACAATCTGCAGTTAATGACCCAGTTGAACATTGGTGGTACACCAAGCTTGGTATTTAGCGACAGCTTGATCCCTGGTTTAGTGCCTTATGAGCAAATTAAGCAACAGATTGAGCTTGAGTTAAAAGGCTTGGAGGCCGCAAATGAAGAGTAA